In Stutzerimonas stutzeri, a genomic segment contains:
- a CDS encoding exopolysaccharide biosynthesis protein, which produces MISEDQPENLSALLELLGQAGEPSEPVTIQSMLEATGQRSFGALLLVPGLLVFSPLSGIPGLPSVFAVMVGLIAVQLLIGRKHFWLPRWLLRRGASRSKYDRAIALLKRPARWVDQLLRHRLTVLTEGLAVRVNALVCLLIAATMPPLELIPFGNSAAGAALSFLGLGMMARDGALVIVALLFLCVLAYLVSRIWM; this is translated from the coding sequence ATGATCAGTGAAGACCAACCGGAGAATCTTAGTGCGCTGTTGGAGCTCCTCGGCCAGGCCGGCGAACCCAGCGAGCCGGTTACCATCCAGAGCATGCTCGAAGCGACCGGCCAGCGCAGCTTCGGGGCCTTGTTGCTGGTGCCGGGATTACTGGTGTTCTCGCCGCTCTCGGGTATTCCGGGACTGCCAAGCGTCTTTGCCGTCATGGTGGGGTTGATTGCGGTTCAGTTACTGATCGGGCGCAAACACTTTTGGCTGCCCCGATGGTTACTGCGCCGTGGTGCGTCGAGGAGTAAATACGACCGCGCCATCGCATTGCTGAAACGCCCCGCGCGCTGGGTCGATCAGTTGCTGCGCCATCGCCTGACGGTTCTCACCGAAGGCCTCGCAGTCCGCGTCAATGCGCTGGTGTGCCTGTTGATCGCCGCCACCATGCCGCCGCTCGAGCTGATCCCGTTTGGCAACTCCGCTGCGGGCGCCGCGCTGAGTTTCCTCGGGCTGGGCATGATGGCGCGCGACGGCGCACTGGTAATCGTCGCCCTCCTGTTTCTCTGCGTGCTGGCCTATCTGGTCAGCCGAATCTGGATGTGA
- the metR gene encoding transcriptional regulator MetR has product MLEIRHLKTLHALRETDSLVEAAERLHLTQSALSHQFKELEERLGLQLFVRKTRPVRFTSAGLRLLQLADSLLPQLRSAERDLARLAGGTAGRLHMAIECHSCFQWLMPTIDQFRDAWPEVELDLASGFSFAPLPALARGDLDLVVTSDPIEMPGITYVPLFTYEALLAVANQHPLANRPYVRAEDLTSETLITYPVEHDRLDIFTRFLEPADVEPAQVRTSELTVMMMQLVASGRGVCCVPNWALHEYSTRGYVTAKRLGEKGLFATLFAGIRADMLDSPFMRDFLLTAKDTSFATLEGVSAAPKAK; this is encoded by the coding sequence ATGCTGGAAATCCGTCACCTGAAAACCCTTCATGCATTGCGCGAAACCGACAGCCTCGTCGAAGCGGCCGAACGCCTGCATCTGACTCAGTCGGCGTTGTCGCATCAGTTCAAGGAACTGGAAGAACGTTTGGGCCTTCAGCTATTCGTGCGCAAGACCCGCCCCGTGCGCTTTACCAGCGCCGGCTTGCGCTTGTTGCAGCTGGCGGACAGCCTGTTGCCGCAATTGCGCAGCGCCGAACGTGACCTGGCCAGACTGGCCGGTGGCACGGCGGGCCGCCTGCACATGGCCATCGAGTGCCATAGCTGTTTCCAGTGGCTGATGCCGACCATCGACCAATTTCGCGATGCCTGGCCGGAAGTCGAACTCGATCTGGCATCGGGTTTCTCCTTCGCACCGTTGCCGGCCCTGGCTCGCGGCGATCTGGACCTGGTCGTGACATCCGACCCGATCGAGATGCCCGGCATCACCTATGTCCCGCTGTTCACCTACGAGGCCCTGCTGGCGGTCGCCAATCAGCACCCGCTGGCAAACCGGCCCTATGTGCGCGCCGAAGACCTGACCAGTGAAACCCTGATTACCTATCCGGTCGAGCACGACCGGCTGGATATTTTCACCCGCTTCCTTGAGCCGGCGGATGTCGAGCCAGCGCAAGTCCGCACGTCGGAGCTGACGGTGATGATGATGCAGTTGGTGGCGTCGGGCCGCGGTGTCTGTTGTGTACCGAACTGGGCGCTGCACGAATACAGCACGCGCGGCTATGTCACCGCTAAGCGCCTGGGAGAAAAAGGTCTGTTTGCCACCCTGTTCGCTGGCATCCGCGCCGACATGCTGGATTCGCCATTCATGCGCGATTTTCTGCTGACCGCCAAGGACACCTCCTTCGCTACCCTCGAAGGCGTCAGCGCGGCGCCGAAAGCAAAATAA
- the metE gene encoding 5-methyltetrahydropteroyltriglutamate--homocysteine S-methyltransferase: MAVAHSLGFPRIGADRELKKALEAYWKGDLSQDELRRVGRELRAVHWQLQADAGIELLPVGDFAWYDQVLTHSLMFGVVPERFRPAEGTPTLETLFAMARGVSRNCCGSGQAQEMTKWFDTNYHYLVPEFTADQSFSLCWKQLFEEVEEAKALGYAVKPVLIGPLTYLWQGKAKGDAFDKLELLERLLPVYGEVLERLAAQGVEWVQIDEPILVLDLPQDWKNAFERAYHLLQRAPLKKLVTTYFGGLEDNLGLAAALPVDGLHIDLVRAPEQYPVILDRLPSYKILSLGLVNGRNVWRCDLDKALTVLRHASERLGDRLWVAPSCSLLHTPVDLAREDQLDAELRDWLAFAVQKCAEVAVLARALDTPEDAQVLATLQHSRAVQVSRAQSPRIHKAEVQARLAAIKPRDSQRQSPFAERIEQQRARLDLPAFPTTTIGSFPQTPAIRLARQAFKQGKLALAEYTEAMQAEIRHAVAVQEQLGLDVLVHGEAERNDMVEYFAEQLDGYAFTRFGWVQSYGSRCVKPAVIYGDLSRPAAMTVEWIRYAQEQTGKVMKGMLTGPVTMLMWSFTREDLTREQQARQLALAIRDEVCDLEVAGIKIVQIDEAAFREGLPLRRAQWQGYLDWAVEAFRLCASGVRDETQIHTHMCYSEFNDVIESIAAMDADVITIETSRSQMELLEAFRAFDYPNDIGPGVYDIHSPRVPETEEMVQLLEKASERIPAERLWVNPDCGLKTRGWPETEAALVNMVVAARQLRATQRVKVA, from the coding sequence ATGGCTGTTGCTCATTCCCTGGGTTTTCCGCGCATTGGCGCCGACCGTGAACTGAAAAAGGCGTTAGAGGCGTACTGGAAGGGCGACCTGAGCCAGGACGAACTGCGCCGAGTCGGCCGCGAGTTGCGCGCCGTGCATTGGCAATTGCAGGCCGACGCGGGAATCGAACTGTTGCCCGTTGGTGATTTCGCCTGGTACGACCAGGTCCTGACGCACTCGCTGATGTTCGGCGTGGTCCCCGAGCGGTTTCGTCCAGCCGAGGGCACACCGACACTGGAGACCTTGTTCGCCATGGCGCGCGGCGTCAGCAGGAACTGCTGTGGCAGCGGGCAGGCGCAGGAGATGACCAAGTGGTTCGATACCAACTACCACTACCTGGTGCCTGAATTCACCGCGGATCAATCTTTCAGTCTGTGCTGGAAACAGTTGTTCGAGGAGGTCGAGGAGGCCAAGGCACTGGGTTATGCCGTGAAGCCAGTATTGATTGGTCCGCTGACCTATCTCTGGCAGGGCAAGGCCAAGGGCGACGCATTCGACAAGCTGGAACTGCTCGAACGATTGCTGCCGGTTTACGGTGAGGTGCTCGAGCGCTTGGCTGCGCAGGGCGTCGAATGGGTACAGATCGATGAGCCGATTCTGGTGCTGGATCTGCCGCAGGACTGGAAGAACGCCTTCGAGCGGGCCTATCACCTGCTGCAGCGAGCGCCGTTGAAGAAGCTGGTGACGACCTATTTTGGCGGTCTTGAAGATAATCTTGGGCTGGCCGCTGCATTGCCGGTGGACGGTCTACACATCGATCTGGTGCGTGCGCCGGAACAGTATCCGGTAATTCTCGATCGACTGCCGAGCTACAAGATTCTCTCCCTCGGTCTAGTGAACGGACGCAACGTCTGGCGCTGCGATCTGGACAAGGCGCTGACTGTGTTGCGCCATGCCAGCGAGCGTCTCGGCGATCGGTTGTGGGTCGCTCCTTCCTGTTCGTTGCTGCATACCCCCGTGGATCTGGCTCGCGAAGATCAGCTGGACGCTGAGCTCAGGGATTGGCTCGCGTTTGCCGTACAGAAATGCGCTGAAGTCGCGGTCCTGGCGCGTGCCTTGGACACACCGGAAGACGCTCAGGTATTGGCCACGTTGCAGCACAGCCGGGCCGTTCAGGTCAGCCGGGCGCAGTCGCCGCGTATTCACAAGGCCGAGGTGCAGGCGCGTCTCGCCGCGATCAAGCCGCGTGACAGCCAACGCCAGTCGCCCTTCGCCGAGCGGATCGAACAGCAGCGTGCGCGGCTGGATCTGCCCGCGTTCCCGACGACAACCATCGGCTCCTTCCCGCAGACGCCGGCGATCCGCCTGGCACGTCAGGCCTTCAAGCAAGGCAAGCTGGCGCTGGCTGAGTACACCGAGGCGATGCAGGCGGAGATCCGCCATGCCGTGGCCGTACAGGAGCAGTTGGGTCTGGACGTGCTGGTGCACGGCGAGGCCGAACGCAACGACATGGTCGAATACTTTGCTGAACAACTGGACGGGTACGCCTTCACCCGTTTCGGCTGGGTGCAGAGTTATGGCTCGCGTTGCGTCAAACCGGCGGTCATCTATGGCGATCTGAGTCGCCCAGCGGCCATGACGGTGGAGTGGATTCGCTATGCCCAGGAGCAGACCGGGAAGGTCATGAAGGGCATGCTCACCGGTCCGGTGACCATGCTGATGTGGTCCTTCACTCGTGAGGATCTGACTCGCGAGCAGCAGGCCCGGCAGCTGGCACTGGCGATCCGTGACGAGGTATGCGATCTGGAGGTGGCGGGCATCAAGATCGTGCAGATCGACGAAGCGGCGTTTCGTGAAGGTTTGCCGTTGCGTCGCGCACAATGGCAGGGGTATCTCGACTGGGCAGTCGAGGCGTTCCGCCTTTGCGCCAGCGGTGTGCGTGACGAAACGCAGATCCATACGCACATGTGCTACAGCGAGTTCAACGACGTGATCGAGTCGATTGCCGCAATGGACGCTGACGTCATTACCATCGAAACCTCGCGCTCGCAGATGGAGCTGCTTGAAGCCTTCCGTGCCTTCGACTATCCCAATGACATCGGCCCGGGCGTCTATGACATCCATTCGCCACGGGTACCGGAAACGGAGGAAATGGTGCAACTGTTGGAAAAGGCCAGCGAGCGCATCCCTGCGGAGCGGCTCTGGGTCAATCCCGACTGCGGCCTGAAAACCCGCGGCTGGCCGGAAACCGAGGCGGCGCTGGTCAACATGGTGGTGGCGGCCCGGCAGCTGCGCGCGACACAGCGGGTCAAGGTGGCCTGA